The following are encoded together in the Arthrobacter sp. Y-9 genome:
- a CDS encoding anthranilate synthase component I produces the protein MLETTALNPSLNEFRTLAREHRVISVTLKVLADAETPISLYRKLALGADGAAKPGTFLFESAAVGGSWSRYSFIGAHSRATLTTRDGEAFWQGQPPQGVPTSGNPAEALRLTLEALRTERHADLPPLTSGLVGFVGWETVRHWERLVHPPQDDLNLPELALNLVSDIAVHDNVDGSVLLVANAINMDDSPERVDEAYQDAVTRLDAMLERLQRPAAPAIAALAPSRDYQESVQHRWPEAQYLEAIDRGKEAIRDGEVFQVVISRRFELDCASSALDVYRMLRNSNPSPYMYLCNFEDPQGREYAIVGSSPEALVTVTDREVITHPIAGSRPRGKTHDADVALAEELLADTKERAEHLMLVDLSRNDLSRVCTAGTVDVTQFMEVERFSHIMHLVSTVVGQLAPGSTAYDVLASTFPAGTLSGAPKPRALSLLDELEPHRRSVYGGVVGYLDFAGDMDMAIAIRTALLLDGKAYVQAGGGIVADSHKPDEALETVNKAAAPLRAAHLASALRDAEPGLAASLTEGQ, from the coding sequence GTGCTGGAGACCACCGCCCTGAACCCCAGCCTGAATGAGTTCCGGACCCTGGCGCGCGAGCACCGGGTGATCTCGGTGACGCTGAAGGTCCTGGCCGACGCGGAGACGCCGATCAGCCTCTACCGCAAGCTCGCCCTCGGGGCCGACGGCGCCGCGAAGCCGGGCACGTTCCTCTTCGAATCCGCCGCGGTCGGCGGGTCCTGGAGCCGCTACTCGTTCATCGGTGCGCACAGCCGGGCCACGCTGACGACGCGGGACGGCGAGGCGTTCTGGCAGGGTCAGCCTCCCCAGGGCGTGCCCACCTCCGGGAACCCGGCCGAGGCCCTGCGCCTCACGCTCGAAGCGCTGCGCACCGAGCGCCACGCGGATCTGCCGCCGCTGACCTCGGGCCTGGTGGGTTTCGTGGGCTGGGAGACCGTCCGCCACTGGGAACGCCTGGTGCACCCGCCGCAGGACGACCTGAACCTGCCGGAGCTCGCCCTCAACCTCGTGAGCGACATCGCTGTCCACGACAACGTGGACGGTTCTGTGCTGCTCGTGGCGAACGCCATCAACATGGACGACAGCCCGGAACGGGTGGACGAGGCTTATCAGGACGCGGTCACGCGCCTCGACGCCATGCTCGAGCGCCTGCAGCGTCCGGCAGCACCGGCCATCGCCGCCCTGGCTCCGAGCCGCGACTACCAGGAATCGGTGCAGCACCGCTGGCCCGAAGCCCAGTACCTCGAAGCCATCGACCGCGGCAAGGAGGCCATCCGTGACGGCGAGGTCTTCCAGGTGGTCATCTCGCGGCGCTTCGAGCTGGACTGCGCGTCGAGTGCGCTGGACGTCTATCGGATGCTGCGCAACAGCAACCCGAGCCCCTACATGTACCTCTGCAACTTCGAGGATCCCCAGGGCCGTGAGTACGCGATCGTCGGCTCCAGTCCCGAGGCGCTCGTGACGGTCACGGACCGCGAGGTGATCACGCACCCGATCGCCGGATCCCGTCCGCGCGGCAAGACCCATGACGCCGACGTCGCGCTGGCCGAGGAACTGCTCGCGGACACGAAGGAACGCGCCGAGCACCTCATGCTCGTGGACCTGTCCCGCAACGACCTCTCGAGGGTCTGCACCGCGGGCACCGTGGACGTCACGCAATTCATGGAAGTGGAGCGTTTCAGCCACATCATGCACCTGGTCTCCACCGTGGTGGGACAGCTCGCCCCGGGCTCCACGGCCTACGACGTGCTCGCCTCCACCTTCCCGGCAGGCACCCTCTCCGGCGCTCCGAAGCCGCGTGCGCTGAGCCTGCTGGACGAGCTGGAGCCGCACCGGCGCAGCGTCTACGGGGGAGTGGTCGGGTATCTCGACTTCGCCGGGGACATGGACATGGCCATCGCCATCCGCACGGCGCTCCTGCTGGACGGCAAGGCGTACGTCCAGGCCGGCGGTGGCATCGTCGCCGATTCGCACAAGCCGGACGAAGCGCTGGAGACGGTGAACAAGGCGGCCGCGCCGCTGCGTGCCGCGCACCTCGCCTCCGCCCTGCGGGACGCGGAGCCCGGCCTCGCGGCGTCGCTCACGGAAGGTCAGTGA
- the hisI gene encoding phosphoribosyl-AMP cyclohydrolase — MSEQPIPPLPGASPASEPAAELGPDVASRLKRDDHGLVAAIIQQHDSGEVLMLGWMDDEALRRTLTTGRVTFWSRSRQEYWRKGDTSGHVQWVKSVALDCDGDALLVRVDQVGAACHTGTRTCFDGRELPAVVGSREDEQQTEDPAADAATTEGAR; from the coding sequence ATGTCTGAACAGCCCATTCCCCCTCTTCCCGGCGCTTCCCCAGCCTCTGAGCCGGCCGCCGAGCTCGGCCCTGACGTGGCATCGCGCCTCAAGCGCGACGACCACGGCCTGGTGGCGGCCATCATCCAGCAGCATGACAGCGGAGAAGTCCTCATGCTCGGCTGGATGGACGACGAAGCGCTCCGCCGCACGCTCACCACGGGTCGGGTCACCTTCTGGTCCCGCTCGCGGCAGGAGTACTGGCGCAAGGGGGACACCTCGGGCCATGTGCAGTGGGTCAAGTCCGTCGCCCTCGACTGCGACGGCGACGCCCTGCTGGTGCGCGTCGACCAGGTGGGCGCCGCCTGCCACACGGGTACGCGGACCTGCTTCGACGGCCGGGAGCTGCCCGCCGTCGTCGGGTCCCGGGAGGACGAACAGCAGACAGAGGATCCGGCCGCAGACGCCGCGACGACGGAAGGTGCACGCTAG
- a CDS encoding TIGR03085 family metal-binding protein: MRFVAPSREFLAETLLAAGPDAPTLCEGWKTRHLLAHLHLRETSPRLALGLAVKALAPATDQAIEELASTLDDDAYVKLVEKFRAGPSRLSPWGIPAFAELANLAEFFVHAEDVRRAGDRWAPRALDDTYAEALWADLVKRAALLYRGVDLGIVLVRPNGPRHVARRAPDSVAILGDPAELMMHAYGRASHALVSFEGQPDAVALLRSATLGA; encoded by the coding sequence ATGCGTTTTGTGGCCCCCTCCCGAGAATTCCTGGCCGAGACCTTGCTCGCGGCCGGTCCCGACGCGCCCACCCTCTGTGAGGGGTGGAAGACGCGGCACCTGCTGGCGCACCTGCATCTCCGGGAGACCAGCCCCCGTCTCGCCCTGGGCCTCGCGGTCAAGGCTCTGGCGCCCGCCACGGATCAGGCGATCGAGGAGCTCGCGTCGACCCTGGATGACGACGCGTACGTCAAGCTCGTGGAGAAGTTCCGCGCCGGCCCCTCCCGTTTGTCACCGTGGGGCATCCCCGCCTTCGCCGAACTGGCCAATCTCGCGGAATTCTTCGTGCATGCCGAGGACGTCCGCCGCGCCGGGGACCGTTGGGCGCCCCGGGCCCTCGATGACACCTACGCCGAGGCACTCTGGGCGGATCTGGTGAAGCGCGCCGCCCTGCTGTACCGCGGCGTCGACCTGGGCATCGTGCTCGTGCGCCCGAACGGGCCACGCCACGTCGCCCGCCGGGCTCCGGACTCGGTCGCCATCCTGGGCGATCCGGCCGAGCTCATGATGCACGCCTACGGCCGCGCCTCGCATGCGCTCGTGTCCTTCGAGGGCCAGCCCGACGCCGTCGCTCTGCTCCGTTCGGCGACGCTCGGCGCCTGA
- the hisF gene encoding imidazole glycerol phosphate synthase subunit HisF, whose translation MAVAIRVIPCLDVDAGRVVKGVNFKGLRDAGDPVELAHRYDRAGADELTFLDVTASSGNRETTFDVVRRTAEEIFIPLTVGGGVRGVAEVDKLLRYGADKASINTAAVARPEVIDEITRHFGSQVLVLSVDARRVPEGADSTTPSGFEVTTHGGRQGTGIDAIAWAREAADRGVGEILLNSIDADGTKDGFDLEMIRAVRAAVNIPLIASGGAGIPEHFPPAIEAGADAVLAASMFHFGPDDMIAQVKTAIRDAGYEVR comes from the coding sequence ATGGCAGTCGCCATCCGCGTGATCCCCTGCCTTGACGTCGACGCCGGCCGCGTGGTCAAGGGAGTCAACTTCAAAGGCCTTCGCGACGCCGGAGACCCGGTCGAGCTGGCTCACCGTTACGACCGCGCCGGTGCGGACGAGCTGACGTTCCTGGACGTCACCGCGAGCTCCGGCAACCGCGAGACCACGTTCGACGTGGTCCGCCGCACCGCCGAGGAGATCTTCATCCCGCTCACGGTCGGCGGTGGTGTGCGCGGCGTGGCCGAGGTGGACAAGCTGCTGCGCTACGGTGCGGACAAGGCGTCCATCAACACGGCCGCCGTCGCGCGCCCCGAGGTGATCGATGAGATCACCCGGCACTTCGGCTCCCAGGTCCTGGTGCTCTCGGTGGACGCGCGCCGTGTCCCGGAGGGCGCGGACAGCACGACCCCGTCGGGCTTCGAAGTGACGACCCACGGCGGACGCCAGGGGACCGGCATCGACGCCATCGCCTGGGCGCGGGAAGCCGCCGACCGGGGTGTGGGGGAGATCCTGCTGAACTCGATCGATGCCGACGGCACCAAGGACGGCTTCGATCTCGAGATGATCCGCGCCGTGCGGGCCGCCGTGAACATCCCGCTGATCGCCTCGGGCGGGGCCGGGATTCCGGAGCACTTCCCGCCGGCCATCGAAGCGGGTGCGGACGCCGTCCTCGCCGCGTCGATGTTCCACTTCGGCCCTGACGACATGATCGCCCAGGTCAAGACCGCCATCCGCGACGCCGGGTACGAGGTCCGCTGA
- the hisG gene encoding ATP phosphoribosyltransferase, whose translation MLRVAVPNKGSLSEAAAAILAEAGYRQRRDNRELVMVDPDNDVEFFFLRPRDIAVYVGQGTLDVGITGRDLLLDAQVDAVEMLELGFAASTFRFAGPVGDFQSVEQLAGKRLATSYDGLLRDYLANLGIDAKVVRLDGAVESSVRLGVADAIADVVETGNTLKAAGMEIFGEPILKSQAVLIGRPGENNPAAEVLIRRLQGVLVARQYVLVDYDIRKDLVEEAAALTPGLESPTVSPLRDSDWVAVRSMVLKKSTNQVMDELYDLGARAILVSSIHACRI comes from the coding sequence ATGTTGCGCGTAGCAGTTCCCAATAAAGGTTCCCTTTCCGAAGCCGCCGCGGCGATTCTGGCCGAAGCCGGCTACCGCCAGCGCCGGGACAACCGTGAGCTCGTCATGGTGGACCCCGACAATGATGTGGAGTTCTTCTTCCTCCGTCCCCGTGACATCGCGGTGTACGTGGGGCAGGGCACGCTGGACGTCGGCATCACCGGGCGCGACCTCCTCCTGGACGCCCAGGTGGACGCGGTCGAGATGCTCGAACTCGGTTTCGCCGCGTCGACCTTCCGGTTCGCCGGGCCCGTCGGCGACTTCCAGAGCGTCGAGCAGCTGGCCGGCAAGCGCCTGGCCACCAGCTACGACGGCCTGCTCCGCGATTACCTCGCGAACCTCGGCATCGACGCCAAGGTCGTCCGCCTCGACGGCGCGGTCGAGTCCTCGGTGCGCCTCGGCGTCGCCGACGCGATCGCCGACGTCGTCGAGACCGGGAACACCCTGAAGGCCGCCGGCATGGAGATCTTCGGCGAGCCGATCCTCAAGTCCCAGGCCGTGCTGATCGGCCGGCCGGGGGAGAACAACCCCGCCGCCGAGGTGCTGATCCGGCGTCTGCAGGGCGTGCTCGTGGCGCGCCAGTACGTCCTGGTGGACTACGACATCCGCAAGGACCTGGTGGAGGAGGCCGCGGCACTGACGCCGGGTCTGGAATCTCCCACGGTGTCCCCGCTGCGTGACTCCGACTGGGTCGCCGTGCGGTCGATGGTGCTCAAGAAGTCCACCAATCAGGTCATGGACGAGCTCTACGACCTGGGCGCCCGCGCCATCCTGGTGAGCAGCATCCACGCTTGCCGCATCTGA
- a CDS encoding phosphoribosyl-ATP diphosphatase, translated as MKNFEALFAELSEKAETRPEGSRTVAELDSGVHGIGKKVVEEAAEVWMAAEYESDEAAAEEISQLLYHLQVLMLAKGLTLEDVYKHL; from the coding sequence GTGAAGAATTTCGAGGCGCTCTTCGCTGAATTGAGCGAAAAAGCCGAAACCCGGCCCGAAGGTTCGCGCACTGTCGCTGAACTGGATTCGGGCGTGCACGGGATCGGCAAGAAGGTTGTGGAAGAGGCCGCCGAAGTCTGGATGGCGGCGGAATACGAATCCGACGAGGCGGCTGCGGAGGAGATCTCCCAGCTCCTGTACCACCTTCAGGTCCTGATGCTTGCCAAAGGCCTGACCCTCGAAGACGTCTACAAGCATCTCTAG
- the ribH gene encoding 6,7-dimethyl-8-ribityllumazine synthase — MSGHGAPTITLDAGAEQQPLRVAVIAASWHREVMDGLLAGAQAAAADAGLTDVTVVTVPGTFELSVAAARLAPHYDALVALGVVIRGGTPHFDYVCQSATLGLTQVSVNTGVPVGFGVLTCDNEQQALDRAGLPGSSEDKGREALEAAVATALTLRSALAQQD; from the coding sequence ATGAGCGGCCACGGAGCACCCACCATCACCCTCGACGCCGGCGCGGAGCAGCAGCCGCTGCGTGTGGCCGTCATCGCCGCGAGCTGGCACCGGGAGGTGATGGACGGTCTGCTGGCCGGCGCCCAGGCGGCGGCCGCCGACGCCGGACTCACCGACGTCACGGTGGTCACCGTTCCCGGCACGTTCGAACTCAGTGTCGCCGCGGCGCGTCTGGCGCCGCACTACGACGCCCTGGTCGCGCTCGGCGTCGTGATCCGTGGCGGCACGCCGCACTTCGACTACGTCTGCCAGTCCGCGACGCTCGGCCTGACTCAGGTGTCGGTCAACACCGGGGTGCCGGTCGGCTTCGGCGTCCTCACCTGTGACAACGAGCAGCAGGCACTGGACCGGGCGGGCCTGCCGGGGTCCTCCGAGGACAAGGGCCGTGAGGCGCTCGAGGCCGCCGTGGCCACCGCGCTGACGCTGCGGTCCGCGCTCGCCCAGCAGGACTGA
- the ribA gene encoding GTP cyclohydrolase II: MSPEQHSGKHPVSSGPIVKLPTAFGEFVAQAWTDEATGVEHLAVSSPNPPSDGQAPLVRLHSECLTGDVFGSYRCDCGEQLALALNLIREQGGTLLYLRGQEGRGIGLANKIKAYALQEAGFDTVEANEQLGLPVDARCYNAAAQILAEMGLTEIRLLSNNPDKEQRLAAAGVRVVEMVPTEVPSREENLRYLRTKKDRMDHRLSLEVPDVEIPGANS, translated from the coding sequence ATGAGTCCGGAACAGCACAGTGGGAAGCACCCCGTCAGCTCGGGGCCCATCGTGAAACTGCCCACGGCTTTCGGGGAGTTCGTGGCCCAGGCCTGGACCGATGAGGCGACCGGCGTGGAACATCTGGCCGTCAGTTCCCCCAACCCGCCCAGTGACGGGCAGGCGCCGCTCGTGCGGCTGCATTCCGAATGCCTCACGGGCGACGTGTTCGGCTCCTACCGCTGCGATTGCGGCGAGCAGCTCGCGCTGGCGCTCAACCTGATCCGCGAACAGGGCGGCACGCTGCTGTACCTGCGCGGGCAGGAAGGCCGCGGGATCGGGCTGGCCAACAAGATCAAGGCCTACGCCCTGCAGGAGGCCGGCTTCGACACGGTGGAGGCCAACGAGCAGCTCGGCCTGCCTGTGGATGCCCGCTGCTACAACGCGGCGGCTCAGATCCTCGCGGAGATGGGTCTGACGGAGATCCGTCTCCTCAGCAACAATCCGGACAAGGAGCAGCGTCTCGCGGCAGCCGGTGTCCGGGTGGTGGAGATGGTCCCCACCGAGGTCCCGAGCCGTGAGGAGAACCTCCGGTACCTCCGGACCAAGAAGGACCGCATGGACCACCGGCTCAGCCTGGAGGTCCCGGACGTGGAGATCCCCGGAGCGAACTCCTGA
- the ribB gene encoding 3,4-dihydroxy-2-butanone-4-phosphate synthase, giving the protein MSGQLSGPHGLDPIEDAIAAIAAGRAVVVVDDEDRENEGDIIFAAQHSTPQLMGWTIRHSSGVICVPLTGEQADRLELPPMVEVNQDAKGTAYTVSCDAAVGVSTGISATDRSLTVNLLASAQTRPEELTRPGHIFPLRAVKGGVLERPGHTEAAVDLCRLAGVQEAGVIAEIVHDDGEMMRLDALRDFAAAHGCPLVSIADLAAYLRSGGEQAGQAG; this is encoded by the coding sequence GTGAGCGGGCAGCTCAGCGGTCCGCACGGCCTGGACCCCATCGAGGACGCCATCGCAGCGATCGCCGCGGGACGCGCCGTCGTCGTGGTGGATGACGAGGACCGTGAGAACGAAGGCGACATCATTTTCGCCGCCCAGCACTCGACGCCGCAGCTCATGGGCTGGACCATCCGGCACAGCTCCGGCGTGATCTGCGTGCCGCTGACGGGGGAGCAGGCGGATCGTCTCGAGCTGCCGCCCATGGTCGAGGTCAACCAGGACGCCAAAGGCACCGCGTACACCGTCAGCTGCGACGCGGCGGTCGGCGTGAGCACCGGCATCTCGGCGACGGACCGGTCGCTGACGGTGAATCTCCTGGCCAGCGCCCAGACCCGGCCGGAGGAACTCACCCGTCCCGGGCATATTTTCCCGTTGCGCGCCGTTAAGGGTGGAGTGCTCGAACGCCCTGGACACACCGAGGCGGCCGTGGACCTCTGCCGTCTGGCCGGAGTCCAGGAGGCCGGCGTGATCGCCGAAATCGTCCATGACGACGGCGAGATGATGCGCCTGGATGCGCTGCGTGACTTTGCAGCCGCTCACGGGTGTCCGCTGGTGTCCATCGCCGATCTTGCGGCGTATCTCCGGTCCGGAGGCGAGCAGGCAGGACAGGCAGGATGA
- a CDS encoding riboflavin synthase, whose translation MFTGIIAERGTVAAFQQQDGSAVLTLDVPTLAADLDLGGSIAVNGVCLTATSRDGGRIDVDVMGETLVRTTIGSLEPGDRVNLERCVPAGGRLDGHVVQGHVDGVGALLERENQGNWDRLRFSIPTPLARYVAEKGSIAIDGVSLTVTAVSPATEPEQWFEVGLIPITLAETGLGDKKPGEGVNLEVDVLAKYAERLLSFLDGERR comes from the coding sequence ATGTTCACCGGAATCATCGCCGAACGCGGCACCGTCGCCGCGTTCCAGCAGCAGGACGGCAGCGCCGTCCTGACCCTCGACGTCCCCACGCTCGCCGCGGACCTCGACCTGGGCGGCTCCATCGCGGTCAACGGCGTGTGCCTGACCGCCACGTCCCGCGACGGCGGCCGCATCGACGTCGACGTCATGGGGGAGACTCTCGTCCGGACCACGATCGGCTCACTCGAGCCGGGGGACCGGGTCAATCTCGAACGCTGCGTTCCCGCCGGCGGGCGCCTGGACGGGCACGTCGTGCAGGGCCATGTCGATGGCGTGGGCGCCCTCCTGGAACGCGAGAACCAGGGGAACTGGGACCGCCTGCGCTTCAGCATCCCGACGCCGCTGGCCCGTTATGTGGCCGAGAAGGGCTCGATCGCGATCGATGGCGTGTCCCTCACCGTCACCGCCGTCAGTCCCGCCACCGAGCCGGAGCAGTGGTTCGAAGTGGGTCTGATCCCGATCACGCTCGCCGAGACCGGGCTGGGCGACAAGAAGCCGGGGGAGGGCGTCAACCTGGAGGTCGACGTGCTCGCGAAGTACGCAGAGCGCCTGCTCTCCTTCCTGGACGGAGAGCGCCGGTGA
- the ribD gene encoding bifunctional diaminohydroxyphosphoribosylaminopyrimidine deaminase/5-amino-6-(5-phosphoribosylamino)uracil reductase RibD, translating to MAQALDAALGGPRGANPLVGAVILDPEGRVLSVGHHRGAGTAHAEADALATAREYGIDVTGGTILVTLEPCNHQGRTGPCAQAIIAAGLARVIYAIDDPHDPAAGGAATLRAAGIQVESGLEAEQARALNARWLAAVDGRRPFVTLHIAQTLDARIAAEDGTSQWISGPESLRDNHAIRQRIDAILVGTGTVEIDDPRLTARTPDGELAEHQPLRAVMGLRPIPEGAAILGEDGRAIHLATREPAEALAELFDRGVRHVMVEGGSRIIGAFLSAGLVDELVIYQAPTLLGSGKNSVAGLGIHTLAEAQSWDWDHSDGGSVRHLGRDLRLHLQPATPQS from the coding sequence ATGGCCCAGGCCCTGGACGCCGCGCTCGGCGGACCCCGGGGCGCGAACCCGCTCGTGGGGGCCGTGATCCTCGACCCCGAAGGCAGGGTCCTCAGCGTCGGGCACCACCGAGGAGCCGGCACCGCACATGCCGAGGCCGACGCGCTGGCCACGGCCCGTGAGTACGGCATCGACGTCACGGGCGGGACCATCCTCGTGACCCTGGAGCCCTGCAATCACCAGGGCCGCACCGGACCCTGCGCCCAGGCGATCATCGCCGCCGGACTGGCCCGGGTCATCTACGCGATCGACGATCCCCACGATCCCGCCGCAGGAGGCGCGGCGACACTGCGCGCCGCGGGAATCCAGGTGGAGAGCGGACTGGAGGCCGAGCAGGCCCGAGCGCTGAACGCGCGATGGCTCGCCGCCGTCGACGGTCGCAGGCCGTTCGTGACCCTGCACATCGCTCAGACCCTGGACGCCCGCATCGCGGCGGAGGACGGGACCAGCCAGTGGATCTCCGGTCCGGAGTCGCTGCGGGACAACCACGCGATCCGGCAGCGGATCGACGCGATCCTGGTCGGGACCGGGACCGTGGAGATCGACGATCCCCGCCTCACCGCGCGCACCCCGGACGGTGAGCTCGCCGAGCATCAGCCCCTCCGCGCGGTGATGGGACTGCGCCCGATCCCGGAGGGCGCCGCGATCCTCGGCGAGGACGGCCGCGCCATCCATCTCGCCACACGCGAGCCGGCCGAGGCCCTCGCGGAGCTCTTCGACCGCGGTGTCCGCCACGTCATGGTCGAGGGCGGCAGCCGGATCATCGGGGCCTTCCTCAGCGCCGGCCTGGTCGACGAACTCGTGATCTACCAAGCCCCCACCCTCCTCGGCTCCGGGAAGAACTCCGTGGCCGGGCTGGGCATCCACACCCTCGCCGAAGCCCAGTCCTGGGACTGGGATCACTCGGACGGCGGCTCCGTGCGGCACCTGGGCCGCGATCTCCGCCTTCATCTTCAGCCGGCCACGCCGCAGTCTTAA